The following are encoded together in the Phragmites australis chromosome 19, lpPhrAust1.1, whole genome shotgun sequence genome:
- the LOC133900597 gene encoding transcription repressor OFP13-like → MGKKGGIASIFSKSKLAADSPSPPWPWPSCATNPQTASFRQQKEEDQPCTTAGGSSAVIGRLPRKAAGDMYKTVNSVYFDSADSYSEDDDGEADDNVLDDGSFSTTTVSEEWSEAVIRSLGRTSTDRFFFDLGPPPASNSILAASPSPSRGRTWTQPPSQAPKAPAAALPMSDDNEAEENEPSSTSLVEESVAVALDSEDPYRDFRASMQEMVAAHGLRDWAALQEMLLWYLRINGKHNHALIVGAFVDLLVGLATNTTSATAAATTTTTTTTATMTTTAAKSSSSSSSSSSTSSSGGDVTTCSASVTPANLEEQCSGGTDSSSSSASSDQEEDDPVVEELKASEGHCTNSALDSFCS, encoded by the coding sequence ATGGGCAAGAAGGGCGGCATCGCCTCCATCTTCTCCAAGTCCAAGCTCGCCGCCGACTCGCCCTCCccgccgtggccgtggccgtcTTGCGCCACCAACCCGCAAACAGCCTCCTTCCGCCAGCAGAAGGAAGAGGACCAGCCCTGCACCACGGCCGGTGGCTCCTCTGCTGTTATCGGGAGGCTCCCTCGCAAGGCGGCCGGCGACATGTACAAGACGGTCAACTCCGTCTACTTCGACTCCGCCGACTCCTACTCCGAAGACGACGATGGCGAGGCTGACGATAACGTGCTGGACGACGGGAGCTTCTCGACGACGACCGTGTCGGAGGAGTGGTCGGAGGCCGTGATCCGCAGCCTCGGCCGGACCTCAACTGACCGCTTCTTCTTCGACCTGGGCCCGCCGCCGGCGTCCAACTCCATCCTCGCGGCGTCACCCTCGCCGTCGCGGGGGAGGACATGGACGCAACCACCGTCCCAGGCGCCAAAGGCACCAGCAGCGGCGCTACCAATGTCCGACGACAACGAGGCGGAGGAGAACGAGCCGTCATCGACGTCGCTGGTGGAGGAGAGCGTGGCGGTGGCGCTGGACTCGGAGGACCCGTACCGCGACTTCCGTGCGTCCATGCAGGAGATGGTGGCCGCGCACGGGCTCCGCGACTGGGCGGCGCTCCAGGAGATGCTGCTCTGGTATCTCCGGATCAACGGCAAGCACAACCACGCGCTCATCGTCGGCGCGTTCGTCGACCTGCTCGTCGGCCTCGCCACCAACACTACCTCCGCCACCGCGGCCGCAACGACCACAACAACCACGACGACGGCGACAatgacgacgacggcggcgaagagtagcagcagcagcagcagcagctccagtACAAGCAGCAGTGGTGGCGATGTGACTACTTGTAGCGCTTCTGTTACACCTGCAAACCTGGAGGAGCAATGCAGCGGCGGGACCGATTCTTCGTCCTCCTCTGCTTCCTCTGATCAGGAGGAGGATGATCCTGTCGTCGAGGAGCTGAAGGCAAGCGAAGGCCATTGCACAAACAGTGCACTCGATTCTTTCTGTTCTTGA